The region TCCAAATCCAAATTCTCATCAAAAGACTGTCCGTAAACAGAGGTAATGATTTTGGTTTCAGAAAATAAGGCTTCATGTTTGTAATAATGTTTCATGTAAATTGGAAGCATAGCAGCCAGCCAGCCATGAACGTGAATGATATCCGGAACCCAGTTTAATTTTTTAACAGTTTCCACAACACCTTTAGCAAAGAAGATTGCTCTTTCGTCATTATCAGGATATAAAACACCCTCCTCGTCTGCGAAGGTTGCTTTACGTTTAAAATATTCATCATTATCAATAAAGTACACCTGAATTCTCTCTTTCGGAATTGAGGCAACTTTAATAATCAACGGCATGTCTAAATCATTCACTACCAAATTCATCCCTGAAAGTCGAATCACTTCGTGTAACTGGTGTCTTCTCTCGTTGATATTCCCATATCTTGGCATGAAAATTCTTATCTGACCACCCTGGTCATTAATCATTTTCGGAACGTCATAAGACATTAAAGAAACCTCATTTTCAGCCAAATAAGGCACGACTTCAGATGATACATATAATATCCTCTTATCTTTCATAATAGTATTTTACTTAATTTTGGTAATAAAAACGTCGCAAAATTACAAAAATTTATGCAGTTTATAACTAATATATTATGTTTGCATAAAATTTTAATAATACCTCAATGCACATTTTCTACAGTAAAGCAGCTTTGATAGCTTATATTAAAACTATCAAAACCGCAAATTCAACTATTGGATTTGTACCAACAATGGGCGCTTTACACCAAGGACATTTGGCTTTAATGCAGCGTTCGCTTAAAGAAAACGACGATACAGTTGTAAGCATTTTTGTCAATCCAACGCAATTTAACAACCCTGAAGATTTAGCAAAATATCCGAGAACTTTAGAAGAAGATATTAAGAAAATGCGTACATTAAGTGATAAAATCATTTTATACGCACCTTCTGTTGAAGATATTTATGAAGGAAACACCGTTTCTCAGAGTTTTGATTTCGACGGATTGGAAAATCAGATGGAAGGAAAATTCAGGCCAGGACATTTTAATGGTGTCGGAACGATCGTAAAAAGACTTTTCGAAATCGTAACACCAACCAATGCTTATTTTGGAGAAAAAGATTTTCAGCAGCTTCAGATTGTTAAAAAAATGGTCGAAAAAGCAGACTTACCTGTAAATGTTGTAGGCTGTCCCATTTTCAGGGAAGAAAACCAGCTTGCAATGAGCTCGCGCAACGAACGTCTTTCTGCACAAGAGCGTAAAGATGCTTCCATTATATACAAGACTTTAACTGAAGCCAAAGAGATTTTCCAAAGTCATAGTCCACAGGAAACGTTGGAATTTGTAGAAAATTCTTTCAAAGACAACGAAACATTCGACCTTGAATATTTTGTTATTGCTGACGAATCAACACTTTTACCTATCGATCAGAAAGAGAATGGCAAAAACTACCGTGCATTTATAGCAGTATTTGTTAATTCTATAAGACTGATAGACACCATTTCATTAAATTAATCTAACTTTGCAGCATGCAAATTCAAGTTATAAAATCAAAAATTCATCGCGTTAAAGTAACGGGTGCCGATTTAAATTATATTGGTAGCATTACTATTGATGAAACTTTACTGGAAGCTTCAAACATTATTGAAGGCGAAAAAGTATCTATTGTAAACATTAATAATGGCGAACGTTTTGAAACGTACGCTATTAAAGGTGAGAAAAACTCAGGCGAAATCACTCTGAATGGTCCGGCTGCAAGAAAAGTACAGAAAGATGATATCATCATTATCATTTCTTATGCAACTTTGGATTTTGAAGAAGCGAAAACCTTCAAACCGTGGATTATTTTCCCTAACGAAAATGACAATTCGTTAACCTAAACCAATTCTTTCTTTTTTAAGAATTTACTTTCTTTGTTCAAAGCTTTTTTGTACAAAGAATTCCTCTTTTG is a window of Flavobacterium crocinum DNA encoding:
- the panC gene encoding pantoate--beta-alanine ligase; the protein is MHIFYSKAALIAYIKTIKTANSTIGFVPTMGALHQGHLALMQRSLKENDDTVVSIFVNPTQFNNPEDLAKYPRTLEEDIKKMRTLSDKIILYAPSVEDIYEGNTVSQSFDFDGLENQMEGKFRPGHFNGVGTIVKRLFEIVTPTNAYFGEKDFQQLQIVKKMVEKADLPVNVVGCPIFREENQLAMSSRNERLSAQERKDASIIYKTLTEAKEIFQSHSPQETLEFVENSFKDNETFDLEYFVIADESTLLPIDQKENGKNYRAFIAVFVNSIRLIDTISLN
- a CDS encoding glycogen/starch synthase gives rise to the protein MKDKRILYVSSEVVPYLAENEVSLMSYDVPKMINDQGGQIRIFMPRYGNINERRHQLHEVIRLSGMNLVVNDLDMPLIIKVASIPKERIQVYFIDNDEYFKRKATFADEEGVLYPDNDERAIFFAKGVVETVKKLNWVPDIIHVHGWLAAMLPIYMKHYYKHEALFSETKIITSVYGQSFDENLDLEMINKVKFDGVPHDAVSDLEVPNYENVLKASILHSDGVIIASENVSPSLTKFIESSGKPFLPFATKDAFADAYTNFYRTFGL
- the panD gene encoding aspartate 1-decarboxylase; translated protein: MQIQVIKSKIHRVKVTGADLNYIGSITIDETLLEASNIIEGEKVSIVNINNGERFETYAIKGEKNSGEITLNGPAARKVQKDDIIIIISYATLDFEEAKTFKPWIIFPNENDNSLT